Proteins from a genomic interval of Streptomyces sp. NBC_01445:
- a CDS encoding sulfite exporter TauE/SafE family protein, with protein sequence MHWSTGLLGFVAGLLISVVTAPVGVSGAVFLLPVQVSILGVPSPAVTPTNLLYNVVAGPGALLRHHRTGSLRGRLTRLLIAGTVPAVVIGAVIRVFAFPGPRVFRLLVAALLLPLGIWLLARTLRPADVRPPRPPSPRATTALALTVGVVGGVYGIGGGSLLGPILVGRGVPVATVAPAALASTFITSIIGSSTYALLSLAVTGDVAPDWLLGLSCGAGGLVGGHLGARLQPHLPEAGLRLLLGALAAGIGALYTVQTMS encoded by the coding sequence GTGCACTGGTCGACGGGCCTGCTCGGATTCGTGGCCGGGCTGCTGATATCGGTGGTCACGGCGCCTGTGGGCGTCTCCGGCGCCGTCTTCCTGCTGCCCGTACAGGTCAGCATTCTGGGCGTGCCGAGCCCGGCGGTGACACCGACCAACCTTCTCTACAACGTCGTCGCCGGTCCCGGTGCTCTGTTGCGTCACCACCGGACGGGGAGCTTGCGAGGGCGGCTCACGCGCCTGTTGATCGCGGGCACCGTGCCCGCCGTGGTCATCGGCGCGGTGATTCGGGTATTCGCCTTTCCCGGCCCGCGCGTCTTCCGACTCCTCGTGGCCGCCTTGCTGCTGCCCCTTGGGATCTGGTTGCTGGCACGGACACTGCGTCCGGCGGATGTCCGCCCGCCCCGGCCGCCGTCGCCCCGCGCCACGACGGCGCTGGCCCTGACCGTCGGGGTGGTCGGCGGCGTCTACGGCATCGGGGGCGGCTCCTTGCTCGGCCCGATCCTCGTCGGCCGGGGAGTGCCGGTTGCCACCGTGGCACCCGCCGCTCTGGCCTCCACCTTCATCACCTCGATCATCGGGTCGTCCACCTACGCACTGCTCTCCCTCGCTGTGACCGGTGACGTCGCCCCCGACTGGCTCCTCGGCCTGTCGTGTGGAGCCGGCGGACTGGTCGGCGGGCACCTCGGTGCCCGGCTCCAGCCGCATCTGCCCGAGGCCGGTCTCCGGCTCTTGCTCGGCGCTCTCGCCGCAGGCATCGGCGCCCTCTACACGGTCCAGACCATGAGCTGA